The proteins below are encoded in one region of Megalops cyprinoides isolate fMegCyp1 chromosome 14, fMegCyp1.pri, whole genome shotgun sequence:
- the rapgef4a gene encoding rap guanine nucleotide exchange factor 4 isoform X4 has translation MAGLLAPPYGVMESGPGSDRMPDKENMSNNALPKNLNKTPLIESQAKPRPKSILQVPSEKILRAGKILRNAILSRAPHMIRDRKYHLKTYRQCCVGTELVDWQMQQSPCVHSRTQAVGMWQVLLEEGVLNHVDQEHNFQDKYLFYRFLDDEREDMPLPTEEEKKESEEELQDTLLLLSQIGPDAHMRMILRKPPGQRTVDDLEIIYEELLHIKALSHLSTTVKRELAGVLIFESHAKAGTVLFNQGEEGTSWYIILKGSVNVVIYGKGVVCTLHEGDDFGKLALVNDAPRAASIVLREDNCHFLRVDKEDFNRILRDVEANTVRLKEHDQDVLVLEKSPSNSRNSSHGSTPSHYKYTVMSGTPEKILEHFLETMRLDSQFTESDPALDDFVLMHCVFMPNSQLCPLLMAHYNAQASQGSEQERLDYALNNKRRVTRLVLQWATLCGDHLQEEETSVAFLEEFHVSVCDDSRVIPALKELLPELEKVVKHNSDEAKSSQKKRKVLLRQFSMGDERLQKRQPIRSSDEILFKVYCADHTYTTIRVPVAASVREVLNAVADKLGSAEDLLLVSLSSAGDKVVLKPNDISVFSTLSINGRLFACPRDQLDSLTPLPEQEGPTTGTMASFELMSSKDLAYQMTVYDWELFNCVHEHELIYHTFGRQNFRKTTANLDLFLRRFNELQLWVITEVCLCAQLSKRVQLLKKFIKIAAHCKENKNLNSFFAIIMGMSNPAVSRLSQTWEKLPSKFKKFYGEFESLMDPSRNHRAYRLTVAKLDPPIIPFMPLLIKDMTFTHEGNKTFIDSLVNFEKMRMIANTVRIVRYCRSQPFSPDVSQASKNHQDVRSYVRQLNVIDNQRTLSQLSHRLEPRRT, from the exons GAATGCCAGACAAAGAGAATATGAGCAATAATGCCTTGCCTAAGAACCTGAACAAG acccCACTCATTGAAAGTCAAGCCAAACCACGCCCTAAATCCATTCTCCAG GTTCCATCTGAGAAAATCCTGAGGGCAGGAAAGATTCTGCGCAACGCCATCCTGTCCAGAGCCCCCCACATGATCCGGGACAGAAAGTACCATTTGAAGACGTACAG gcagtgctgtgtgggcaCAGAGCTGGTGGACTGGCAGATGCAGCAGAGCCCCTGTGTTCACTCTCGAACCCAGGCCGTGGGCATGTGGcaggtgctgctggaggagggagTCCTCAACCACG TGGACCAGGAGCACAACTTCCAAGACAAATATCTGTTCTACCGTTTCCTGGACGACGAACGGGAAGACATGCCCCTCCCcactgaggaggagaagaaggagagtgaggaggagctgcaggataccctcctcctcctgtcccaGATTGGCCCTGATGCCCACATGCGCATGATCCTCAGGAAACC GCCAGGCCAGAGAACAGTGGATGATTTAGAAATTATATATGAGGAGCTTCTCCATATAAAGGCCTTATCGCACCTCTCCACCACT GTGAAGAGGGAGTTAGCGGGTGTGCTGATATTTGAGTCCCACGCCAAAGCAGGAACAGTGT TGTTTAATCAGGGGGAAGAGGGGACTTCATGGTACATCATCCTGAAGGGATCAGTTAACGTCGTCATCTATGGGAAG ggcgtCGTGTGTACGCTGCACGAGGGCGATGACTTCGGGAAGCTGGCCCTGGTGAACGACGCCCCGCGGGCCGCCTCCATCGTCCTGCGGGAGGACAACTGTCACTTCCTGCGGGTGGACAAGGAGGACTTCAACAGGATCCTGCGG gacgTGGAGGCCAACACAGTGCGTCTGAAGGAGCATGATCAGGATGTGCTGGTCCTGGAGAAGAGCCCCAGCAACAGCCGAAACTCCAGCCATGGAAGCACACCCTCCCACTACAA GTACACTGTGATGTCAGGAACTCCAGAGAAGATCCTAGAGCACTTCCTGGAGACAATGCGTCTGGATTCCCAGTTCACAGAGTCAG ATCCCGCCCTGGATGACTTTGTCCTCATGCACTGTGTCTTCATGCCCAACAGTCAGCTGTGTCCTCTGCTCATGGCACA CTACAACGCCCAGGCGTCTCAGGGCTCGGAGCAGGAGAGGCTGGACTACGCCCTGAACAACAAGCGGCGGGTGACCCGCCTGGTGCTGCAGTGGGCCACCCTGTGCGGGGATCACCTCCAGGAGGAGGAGACCTCAGTGGCCTTCCTGGAG gagTTCCACGTGTCTGTGTGCGATGACTCCAGGGTGATCCCAGCTCTGAAAGAGCTGCTCCCAGAACTGGAGAAGGTCGTTAAACACAA ttctgaCGAGGCAAAATCCTCCCAGAAAAAG CGCAAGGTCCTGCTGCGGCAGTTCAGCATGGGAGACGAGAGGCTGCAGAAGcgccagccaatcaggagcagCGATGAGA TCCTGTTCAAAGTGTACTGCGCCGACCACACCTACACCACCATCCGGGTGCCGGTGGCCGCCTCGGTGAGGGAGGTGCTCAACGCCGTGGCTGACAAGCTGGGGTCAGCAGAGGACCTCCTGCTGGTCAGCCTCAGTTCAGCCGGAG ACAAGGTGGTGCTGAAGCCCAATGACATTTCGGTCTTCTCCACGCTCAGCATCAACGGACGTCTGTTCGCCTGCCCCAGGGACCAGCTGGATTCACTG ACACCACTGCCAGAGCAGGAAGGACCTACTACAGGAACCATGGCTAGCTTTGAGCTAATGAGCTCCAAAGACCTAGCTTACCAGATGACCGTCTATGACTGGGAACTCTTCAACTGTGTACACGAG CACGAGCTGATATACCACACGTTTGGGCGACAGAACTTCAGGAAGACGACGGCCAACCTGGACCTGTTTCTGCGCAGGTTCAACgagctgcagctgtgggtgATCACAGAGGTGTGTCTGTGCGCCCAGCTCAGCAAGCGTGTGCAGCTGCTCAAGAAGTTCATCAAGATCGCAGCGCA ctgtaaagaaaacaagaacCTGAACTCCTTCTTTGCCATCATCATGGGCATGAGCAACCCAGCCGTCAGCAGACTGAGCCAGACGTGGGAG AAACTTCCCAGCAAGTTCAAGAAGTTCTATGGGGAGTTTGAAAGTTTAATG GACCCGTCTCGAAACCACCGGGCGTACAGGCTCACCGTGGCCAAACTGGACCCGCCCATAATCCCCTTCATGCCCCTCCTCATCAAAG ACATGACTTTCACTCACGAAGGCAACAAGACGTTCATTGACAGTTTGgtcaattttgaaaaaatg AGGATGATCGCAAACACGGTGAGGATAGTGAGGTACTGTCGGAGCCAGCCATTCA GCCCAGACGTGTCCCAGGCCAGTAAGAACCACCAGGACGTGCGGAGCTACGTGAGGCAGCTGAATGTGATTGACAACCAGAGGACTCTGTCCCAGCTCTCCCATAGGCTGGAGCCCCGCAGGACCTGA
- the rapgef4a gene encoding rap guanine nucleotide exchange factor 4 isoform X3 encodes MKYRQCMAGLLAPPYGVMESGPGSDRMPDKENMSNNALPKNLNKTPLIESQAKPRPKSILQVPSEKILRAGKILRNAILSRAPHMIRDRKYHLKTYRQCCVGTELVDWQMQQSPCVHSRTQAVGMWQVLLEEGVLNHVDQEHNFQDKYLFYRFLDDEREDMPLPTEEEKKESEEELQDTLLLLSQIGPDAHMRMILRKPPGQRTVDDLEIIYEELLHIKALSHLSTTVKRELAGVLIFESHAKAGTVLFNQGEEGTSWYIILKGSVNVVIYGKGVVCTLHEGDDFGKLALVNDAPRAASIVLREDNCHFLRVDKEDFNRILRDVEANTVRLKEHDQDVLVLEKSPSNSRNSSHGSTPSHYKYTVMSGTPEKILEHFLETMRLDSQFTESDPALDDFVLMHCVFMPNSQLCPLLMAHYNAQASQGSEQERLDYALNNKRRVTRLVLQWATLCGDHLQEEETSVAFLEEFHVSVCDDSRVIPALKELLPELEKVVKHNSDEAKSSQKKRKVLLRQFSMGDERLQKRQPIRSSDEILFKVYCADHTYTTIRVPVAASVREVLNAVADKLGSAEDLLLVSLSSAGDKVVLKPNDISVFSTLSINGRLFACPRDQLDSLTPLPEQEGPTTGTMASFELMSSKDLAYQMTVYDWELFNCVHEHELIYHTFGRQNFRKTTANLDLFLRRFNELQLWVITEVCLCAQLSKRVQLLKKFIKIAAHCKENKNLNSFFAIIMGMSNPAVSRLSQTWEKLPSKFKKFYGEFESLMDPSRNHRAYRLTVAKLDPPIIPFMPLLIKDMTFTHEGNKTFIDSLVNFEKMRMIANTVRIVRYCRSQPFSPDVSQASKNHQDVRSYVRQLNVIDNQRTLSQLSHRLEPRRT; translated from the exons GAATGCCAGACAAAGAGAATATGAGCAATAATGCCTTGCCTAAGAACCTGAACAAG acccCACTCATTGAAAGTCAAGCCAAACCACGCCCTAAATCCATTCTCCAG GTTCCATCTGAGAAAATCCTGAGGGCAGGAAAGATTCTGCGCAACGCCATCCTGTCCAGAGCCCCCCACATGATCCGGGACAGAAAGTACCATTTGAAGACGTACAG gcagtgctgtgtgggcaCAGAGCTGGTGGACTGGCAGATGCAGCAGAGCCCCTGTGTTCACTCTCGAACCCAGGCCGTGGGCATGTGGcaggtgctgctggaggagggagTCCTCAACCACG TGGACCAGGAGCACAACTTCCAAGACAAATATCTGTTCTACCGTTTCCTGGACGACGAACGGGAAGACATGCCCCTCCCcactgaggaggagaagaaggagagtgaggaggagctgcaggataccctcctcctcctgtcccaGATTGGCCCTGATGCCCACATGCGCATGATCCTCAGGAAACC GCCAGGCCAGAGAACAGTGGATGATTTAGAAATTATATATGAGGAGCTTCTCCATATAAAGGCCTTATCGCACCTCTCCACCACT GTGAAGAGGGAGTTAGCGGGTGTGCTGATATTTGAGTCCCACGCCAAAGCAGGAACAGTGT TGTTTAATCAGGGGGAAGAGGGGACTTCATGGTACATCATCCTGAAGGGATCAGTTAACGTCGTCATCTATGGGAAG ggcgtCGTGTGTACGCTGCACGAGGGCGATGACTTCGGGAAGCTGGCCCTGGTGAACGACGCCCCGCGGGCCGCCTCCATCGTCCTGCGGGAGGACAACTGTCACTTCCTGCGGGTGGACAAGGAGGACTTCAACAGGATCCTGCGG gacgTGGAGGCCAACACAGTGCGTCTGAAGGAGCATGATCAGGATGTGCTGGTCCTGGAGAAGAGCCCCAGCAACAGCCGAAACTCCAGCCATGGAAGCACACCCTCCCACTACAA GTACACTGTGATGTCAGGAACTCCAGAGAAGATCCTAGAGCACTTCCTGGAGACAATGCGTCTGGATTCCCAGTTCACAGAGTCAG ATCCCGCCCTGGATGACTTTGTCCTCATGCACTGTGTCTTCATGCCCAACAGTCAGCTGTGTCCTCTGCTCATGGCACA CTACAACGCCCAGGCGTCTCAGGGCTCGGAGCAGGAGAGGCTGGACTACGCCCTGAACAACAAGCGGCGGGTGACCCGCCTGGTGCTGCAGTGGGCCACCCTGTGCGGGGATCACCTCCAGGAGGAGGAGACCTCAGTGGCCTTCCTGGAG gagTTCCACGTGTCTGTGTGCGATGACTCCAGGGTGATCCCAGCTCTGAAAGAGCTGCTCCCAGAACTGGAGAAGGTCGTTAAACACAA ttctgaCGAGGCAAAATCCTCCCAGAAAAAG CGCAAGGTCCTGCTGCGGCAGTTCAGCATGGGAGACGAGAGGCTGCAGAAGcgccagccaatcaggagcagCGATGAGA TCCTGTTCAAAGTGTACTGCGCCGACCACACCTACACCACCATCCGGGTGCCGGTGGCCGCCTCGGTGAGGGAGGTGCTCAACGCCGTGGCTGACAAGCTGGGGTCAGCAGAGGACCTCCTGCTGGTCAGCCTCAGTTCAGCCGGAG ACAAGGTGGTGCTGAAGCCCAATGACATTTCGGTCTTCTCCACGCTCAGCATCAACGGACGTCTGTTCGCCTGCCCCAGGGACCAGCTGGATTCACTG ACACCACTGCCAGAGCAGGAAGGACCTACTACAGGAACCATGGCTAGCTTTGAGCTAATGAGCTCCAAAGACCTAGCTTACCAGATGACCGTCTATGACTGGGAACTCTTCAACTGTGTACACGAG CACGAGCTGATATACCACACGTTTGGGCGACAGAACTTCAGGAAGACGACGGCCAACCTGGACCTGTTTCTGCGCAGGTTCAACgagctgcagctgtgggtgATCACAGAGGTGTGTCTGTGCGCCCAGCTCAGCAAGCGTGTGCAGCTGCTCAAGAAGTTCATCAAGATCGCAGCGCA ctgtaaagaaaacaagaacCTGAACTCCTTCTTTGCCATCATCATGGGCATGAGCAACCCAGCCGTCAGCAGACTGAGCCAGACGTGGGAG AAACTTCCCAGCAAGTTCAAGAAGTTCTATGGGGAGTTTGAAAGTTTAATG GACCCGTCTCGAAACCACCGGGCGTACAGGCTCACCGTGGCCAAACTGGACCCGCCCATAATCCCCTTCATGCCCCTCCTCATCAAAG ACATGACTTTCACTCACGAAGGCAACAAGACGTTCATTGACAGTTTGgtcaattttgaaaaaatg AGGATGATCGCAAACACGGTGAGGATAGTGAGGTACTGTCGGAGCCAGCCATTCA GCCCAGACGTGTCCCAGGCCAGTAAGAACCACCAGGACGTGCGGAGCTACGTGAGGCAGCTGAATGTGATTGACAACCAGAGGACTCTGTCCCAGCTCTCCCATAGGCTGGAGCCCCGCAGGACCTGA